In one Bombyx mori chromosome 4, ASM3026992v2 genomic region, the following are encoded:
- the LOC101743892 gene encoding uncharacterized protein LOC101743892 isoform X2, whose translation MPPKPKDNIKKPTQIATRPIISNSSLLRIPENAVEGYQQRILTDIDWTLLEKAFRHHKLNCERVEIPQVTLKEALQKKVESSILRGFLDESSTLTLQDQWELFLPITLWEIEKFANSEGMICFQNNNSITNDLVKLIRKAVKLNDREILRKELKAVDVLRINEAEITKLDCSLRDYKNLVTLTLCLNYLKDIDATVIPEGVRILELQANRISSVEVFAKDLPTNLLYLGLSRNFISNDVESLASLPQSLTVLDLSDNDIYNLNSTLDVLKELSNLTSLLLAGNPCSGATTTFHVELELPLLDSNRRNFLMYHTNKSLIQMMPPPEDDIWHIPSSMTTSKIVNPVREDEASIHESDIYHHLTVKNSRQICNYTTFESNKIQWNKVMNFQEPTVKIFCPDLVALRDTFRTVVTIKLVYTVTSTAKQGKTEKKSVHSMKMPSEQIAVLATVKCSLRNPDWSQISQHFHWDDTLGTEEAIHWGEGDLTAVQYSQAPVKTPKGKPEADAGSSRQSPPDNLTCHFAFGIETLRL comes from the exons ATGCCTCCAAAACCAAAAGATAACATAAAGAAACCTACTCAGATTGCAACGAGACCTATAATTAGTAATTCCAGCTTACTCCGTATTCCTGAAAATGCAGTAGAAG GTTATCAACAACGTATACTAACAGATATCGATTGGACTCTTTTGGAGAAAGCCTTCCGCCATCACAAACTAAATTGCGAAAGAGTTGAAATTCCCCAGGTCACCCTAAAAGAGGCACTTCAAAAAAAAGTTGAGTCGAGCATACTCCGTGGTTTCCTTGATGAATCTTCCACGCTTACATTGCAAGATCAATGGGAGCTGTTCCTTCCTATCACTTTATGGGAGATTGAAAAATTTGCTAATAGTGAAGGAATGAtatgttttcaaaataataacagTATCACGAACGATTTGGTGAAACTTATTCGGAAAGCTGTTAAGCTCAATGATCGGGAAATCTTAAGAAAAGAGCTAAAAGCAGTTGACGTGTTGAGAATTAATGAAGCCGAG ATAACAAAACTCGACTGCAGCTTAAGAGACTATAAAAACCTGGTAACTTTAACTTTATGcttgaattatttaaaagacATAGATGCGACTGTAATACCAGAGGGAGTTAGAATACTCGAACTGCAAGCGAATCGAATCAGCAGCGTCGAAGTATTTGCTAAGGATTTACCTACAAATTTACTTTATTTGGGCTTATCAAGAAATTTCATTTCGAATG ACGTTGAAAGTCTCGCAAGCTTACCACAAAGTTTGACAGTTCTGGATTTGTCAGACAACGACATCTATAATTTGAATTCAACTTTGGATGTTCTGAAGGAATTATCGAATCTAACGTCGTTGCTACTCGCTGGAAATCCGTGCTCg GGAGCAACAACAACGTTTCACGTGGAATTAGAGCTGCCATTATTAGACTCCAATAGAAGAAACTTCCTGATGTATCACACGAATAAGTCACTGATACAAATGATGCCGCCACCGGAGGATGATATATGGCATATCCCGTCTTCAatgaccaccagtaaaattgtcAATCCTGTAAGAG AGGATGAAGCGTCGATACATGAATCTGATATTTACCATCATCTGACTGTGAAGAACTCTCGTCAGATCTGTAACTATACCACATTTGAGAGTAACAAAATACAGTGGAACAAAGTTATGAATTTCCAAGAGCCTACTGTGAAGATATTCTGTCCGGATCTTGTGGCTCTGAGGGATACATTCAGAACTGTTGTCACAATCAAGCTTGTATATACAGTG ACCAGTACTGCGAAACAAGGAAAAACAGAGAAGAAAAGCGTGCATTCAATGAAAATGCCAAGTGAGCAAATAGCCGTATTAGCTACCGTAAAATGTTCACTTAGGAACCCGGATTGGAGTCAAATTTCACAGCACTTCCATTGGGACGACACCTTGGGTACTGAAGAAGCAATACACTGGGGCGAGGGCGATCTTACT GCTGTCCAATATAGTCAGGCTCCGGTCAAAACGCCTAAAGGGAAACCGGAAGCCGATGCTGGATCCTCAAGGCAATCTCCTCCAGATAATTTGACTTGTCATTTCGCTTTTGGTATTGAAACATTGCGATTATAA
- the LOC101743892 gene encoding uncharacterized protein LOC101743892 isoform X1, which yields MPPKPKDNIKKPTQIATRPIISNSSLLRIPENAVEGYQQRILTDIDWTLLEKAFRHHKLNCERVEIPQVTLKEALQKKVESSILRGFLDESSTLTLQDQWELFLPITLWEIEKFANSEGMICFQNNNSITNDLVKLIRKAVKLNDREILRKELKAVDVLRINEAEITKLDCSLRDYKNLVTLTLCLNYLKDIDATVIPEGVRILELQANRISSVEVFAKDLPTNLLYLGLSRNFISNDVESLASLPQSLTVLDLSDNDIYNLNSTLDVLKELSNLTSLLLAGNPCSVCAGYARATLTRLPRLKWLDNREVLSIDRAPELVEPHPDDLRSAYFYFTVIRIMSVPQPPKPEKGATTTFHVELELPLLDSNRRNFLMYHTNKSLIQMMPPPEDDIWHIPSSMTTSKIVNPVREDEASIHESDIYHHLTVKNSRQICNYTTFESNKIQWNKVMNFQEPTVKIFCPDLVALRDTFRTVVTIKLVYTVTSTAKQGKTEKKSVHSMKMPSEQIAVLATVKCSLRNPDWSQISQHFHWDDTLGTEEAIHWGEGDLTAVQYSQAPVKTPKGKPEADAGSSRQSPPDNLTCHFAFGIETLRL from the exons ATGCCTCCAAAACCAAAAGATAACATAAAGAAACCTACTCAGATTGCAACGAGACCTATAATTAGTAATTCCAGCTTACTCCGTATTCCTGAAAATGCAGTAGAAG GTTATCAACAACGTATACTAACAGATATCGATTGGACTCTTTTGGAGAAAGCCTTCCGCCATCACAAACTAAATTGCGAAAGAGTTGAAATTCCCCAGGTCACCCTAAAAGAGGCACTTCAAAAAAAAGTTGAGTCGAGCATACTCCGTGGTTTCCTTGATGAATCTTCCACGCTTACATTGCAAGATCAATGGGAGCTGTTCCTTCCTATCACTTTATGGGAGATTGAAAAATTTGCTAATAGTGAAGGAATGAtatgttttcaaaataataacagTATCACGAACGATTTGGTGAAACTTATTCGGAAAGCTGTTAAGCTCAATGATCGGGAAATCTTAAGAAAAGAGCTAAAAGCAGTTGACGTGTTGAGAATTAATGAAGCCGAG ATAACAAAACTCGACTGCAGCTTAAGAGACTATAAAAACCTGGTAACTTTAACTTTATGcttgaattatttaaaagacATAGATGCGACTGTAATACCAGAGGGAGTTAGAATACTCGAACTGCAAGCGAATCGAATCAGCAGCGTCGAAGTATTTGCTAAGGATTTACCTACAAATTTACTTTATTTGGGCTTATCAAGAAATTTCATTTCGAATG ACGTTGAAAGTCTCGCAAGCTTACCACAAAGTTTGACAGTTCTGGATTTGTCAGACAACGACATCTATAATTTGAATTCAACTTTGGATGTTCTGAAGGAATTATCGAATCTAACGTCGTTGCTACTCGCTGGAAATCCGTGCTCg GTTTGCGCAGGTTATGCTCGAGCGACTTTAACAAGGTTACCGCGGCTGAAATGGTTGGATAATCGCGAAGTACTATCAATTGATCGAGCGCCAGAACTCGTTGAGCCTCATCCTGATGACTTACGATCGGCCTACTTTTATTTCACTGTTATTCGGATCATGTCCGTACCCCAACCACCGAAGCCGGAAAAG GGAGCAACAACAACGTTTCACGTGGAATTAGAGCTGCCATTATTAGACTCCAATAGAAGAAACTTCCTGATGTATCACACGAATAAGTCACTGATACAAATGATGCCGCCACCGGAGGATGATATATGGCATATCCCGTCTTCAatgaccaccagtaaaattgtcAATCCTGTAAGAG AGGATGAAGCGTCGATACATGAATCTGATATTTACCATCATCTGACTGTGAAGAACTCTCGTCAGATCTGTAACTATACCACATTTGAGAGTAACAAAATACAGTGGAACAAAGTTATGAATTTCCAAGAGCCTACTGTGAAGATATTCTGTCCGGATCTTGTGGCTCTGAGGGATACATTCAGAACTGTTGTCACAATCAAGCTTGTATATACAGTG ACCAGTACTGCGAAACAAGGAAAAACAGAGAAGAAAAGCGTGCATTCAATGAAAATGCCAAGTGAGCAAATAGCCGTATTAGCTACCGTAAAATGTTCACTTAGGAACCCGGATTGGAGTCAAATTTCACAGCACTTCCATTGGGACGACACCTTGGGTACTGAAGAAGCAATACACTGGGGCGAGGGCGATCTTACT GCTGTCCAATATAGTCAGGCTCCGGTCAAAACGCCTAAAGGGAAACCGGAAGCCGATGCTGGATCCTCAAGGCAATCTCCTCCAGATAATTTGACTTGTCATTTCGCTTTTGGTATTGAAACATTGCGATTATAA